GGTCGCAGGCGTGAGCGGAAGACCGTGACCACCACTGCCGCGGGTTCTCCCTCGGATGCGCCCTCGTGCACGTCGGTCAAAGGGTCGCTTCGGGTTCTTCGGCTGTTTCGAGGTGATCGGGCTGATCTGGGGAGCATGGCTGCTGGTCAGGACTCCACCAGTCCGGCGGTCCGGTGTCAAGGATCCGAGCGCCGCGTCGTCGGGGCGACGGCCCGTGGTGCCCGGCCCGGCGAAGGTCCGCGGCCTACAGCGCCAACGGCCGGATGGGGCTGAACACCAACGTCGGGTCGGTCCGCCAGTCGACCCCGGGGACGTCGATGTAGAGCTCGATCTCGTTGCCGTCGGGGTCTTTGATGTACAGGCTGTGGGTCACGGCGTGGTCGCTGGTGCCGACGACGGTGACGCCGGCGGCTTCGACCGACCGCAGCGCCTCGCGCAGCTCGTCGTCGGAGTCCCCGACCTTCAGGCCGAAGTGGTACAGCCCGAGCCGCCGCCCGGGCGGGAGGGCCTGGGCGTCCTCGCCGACCTCGATGAGCAACAGCTCGTGGTGCGTCCGGTTGGCGGGCGCGGAGAAGGCCGCGGCGGGGAAGCCGAGCTCCACGGTGGGCGCCAGCTGCCGCCACCCGAGCACGTCGCGGTAGAACGTCGCCGACCGCGCCAGGTTCCGCACGTACAGCACCAGGTGCCCGAGCTCCTTGACCTCCACCGCGCCTCCGATCCTCGTCCGGCCGTGCAGGACAACCGTGGGCGGCCACCGGCTATTCCGCGCCCGGCCCGTATGCTCGGCGCGATGGACGTCTCGGCCGAGGAGATCCGGGTGCTCGGGTGCTTGGTCGAGAAGCAGCTCACCACACC
This portion of the Acidimicrobiales bacterium genome encodes:
- a CDS encoding VOC family protein; this translates as MEVKELGHLVLYVRNLARSATFYRDVLGWRQLAPTVELGFPAAAFSAPANRTHHELLLIEVGEDAQALPPGRRLGLYHFGLKVGDSDDELREALRSVEAAGVTVVGTSDHAVTHSLYIKDPDGNEIELYIDVPGVDWRTDPTLVFSPIRPLAL